A segment of the Halostella salina genome:
AGGACGGACAGCGGCGGGTAGAGGTATCGGTATGCGGGCCAGTCCGGCGGCGTCGCCGCGTAGAAGTCGCCGCCGGCCAGCGCGGTCTCGGCGGCGTAGTAGTACACCTTGAAGTTGAGCGCGAACATGTCGGCGCGCCCGAGCCGCATCAGCGCGGCCGTGCGGACGCCAAGGAGGACGCCCGTGACGAGGACGAACCACGCCCCGAGCGGGTAGCCGCGAAACCGGTTCATACCAGGTGGCTCCGTCGGCACCTATACGTGTTTTGTGGAATCGTCGGGGGCCGCCGGGGGCGTTCGATCGGGATCCGGGAGTCGGACCGCCTGGCTCACCGGACACGGTACGGTTCGTCGCCGGGCAGGAACCGGCCGAGGTCGCTCTCCTGGCGGTAGTCAGAGCCGAGGATCGCCTCCAGCCGTGCGAGCAGTCGGTCGGCGTCCGTGTCATCCCACTCGCCGGGGTCGCGGACGGGGACGACGAGATACCCTCGGCCGCGGACCTCGGAGGCGTGGATCGCCGGCATCTCCGTCCCGACCCGGTCGGCCTTCGCGGTGAACTCCGCGAGGACGTGGGCGGTCGCCCGCTCCCCGACGGGGAGGATGACGTGGGCGTTGATCGCGCGGAACTCGGCGTCGAAGAAGGGTTCGAGGCGGGCGTACGACTCGGCGTCGGGCGTCTCGCCCTCGGGGGGACAGCAGGTGTGGAGGTAGCTCAGAAACAGGTTCTCGGCCGTCGGTTCGTCGGCGTAGGGCGCGTCGAGAAACCCGGCGTCGTGGAGCACCGACTGAAGGGGGCCGGCCCCCTCGGTGCCGGTGAAGGGGACGCCGGTCGAGCGACCGCCGTGGACGCCGGGGTGGTCGCCGACGACGTGGAAGTCGGCGTTGGCGTCGCCGTAGCCGTGGACGACGTCGTACTCGGCCGAGCAGGCCGCCTCGCACGGCGGCGACATGCCGAACGGGTTCCGCGTCCGGTCCGTGACGTTCTGCACGGCGACCGGTAGCACGGAGACGCCTAAAACGGCCGCGGTTTCGACGACGTTTGCGGAGCGTGTACGCGCCGCGCTACGTCGACGGCTCGTAGCCGGCCATCTCGACTTTTTCGGCCAGCGTCTCCACGTCGGCGTCGCCCTCGACTTCGGCGACGCTTTCGTACCGGTCGGCCTCGGCGTCGTCGACGCCGTCGGCCATCTCCAGCGCCGTCTCGACGACCGATTCGCAGCCCTGGCAAGTCATTCCATCGACCGTGAGTTCCGTCGCCATACCGGATCGATCGGCACGTTCCTATAGAATAGTTACGGTCAGGGCTCGAACCGACGGAACAGCGGACGGTCGGCCGGGACCACCCGGTCAGGCGGACTCCGTCATCGACCGGTATCGCTCCTCGAAGTTGTGCCGACAGGACGAACTGCAGAAGTGGTGGACCCGGTCGTCGATCCGGACCGACTCGCCCTCCGTCGTCACGGTGGTGCCACACTCGTCGCAGTCCGGCGCGAACTCGGCGGCGTCGACCTCGGGGCTCCACTCCGAATCCGCGAGCAGGCGAACGTCGTAGCCGCGCACGCGGTCGGTGTCGACGACGTCGGCGAGCAGCGCCCCTACCTCGTCGGGTCGTATCGTCGCTTTCACCACGACGCCCGCGTCCGCAGTGGCGAACACGTGTTCGATCGGGTCGGCCTCGGCGAGGCGGCGCTTCACGTCGGCGACGTTCCCCGGCCGGAGTTCGACGTCGACGAGTACGGCGACGCCGTCGTGCAGTTTCGACCGGTCGATGTCGAGCGTGAACCGCTCGATGACGCCGAGCGATTCGAGTCGGTCGACGCGGTCCGACACCGTCGGCGGCGAGACGCCGACCTGGTCGGCGATCTCGCTGTACGGTCGGCGGGCGTCGGCCGCGAGGAGCCGAAGAATGTCGAGGTCAGTGTCGTCGAGTTCGCGCATGGCGTGGCGTTGCACCGGTGCCAGTAAACGCTTTTCGACACGACACAATTAATTTAACATATCTTTGAGGTCGTCACTCGCCGGCGCGGCGGCTATCGGCCCATCGTGTGGAACTCCTCGTTCGGCCGCATATCCGCGAGCTGTGCCATCCGGTTCGAGAGGTTGAAGAACGCGGCGACGGCCCCGATGTCCCATATCTCCTGCCGGCTGAAGCCGGCCGCCTCCAGCCGCTCGAAGTCGTCCTCGTCGACCGCGGCCTGGTTCTCGGTGAGCTTCACCGCCAGGTCGAGCATCCGACGGTGGCGGTCGCTCACGTCGGCGTTCCGGTAGTTCGAGACGAGCTGGTCCGCGAGCAGCGGGTCCTCGGCGTAGATCCGAACCAGCGCGCCGTGTGCGACGTTGCAGTAGTAGCAGTCGTTCGCGCCGCTGACGGCGACGATGATCATCTCTATCTCCTCGCGGGTCAGGTCGCTCTCCTCGACCAGCGCGTCGTAGTACTGGAAGAACGCCCGGAACTGTGACGGTCGGTAGGCGTACGCCAGGAACACGTTCGGCGTGAATCCGGTGCGTTCCGTCTCCGCCTCGATGCGCTCCTGCAGGTCCTCGGGCAGGTCCTCGACGTCCGGTACGGGGAACC
Coding sequences within it:
- a CDS encoding peroxidase-related enzyme (This protein belongs to a clade of uncharacterized proteins related to peroxidases such as the alkylhydroperoxidase AhpD.) — encoded protein: MADDVEAMTRFPVPDVEDLPEDLQERIEAETERTGFTPNVFLAYAYRPSQFRAFFQYYDALVEESDLTREEIEMIIVAVSGANDCYYCNVAHGALVRIYAEDPLLADQLVSNYRNADVSDRHRRMLDLAVKLTENQAAVDEDDFERLEAAGFSRQEIWDIGAVAAFFNLSNRMAQLADMRPNEEFHTMGR
- a CDS encoding AsnC family transcriptional regulator; translation: MRELDDTDLDILRLLAADARRPYSEIADQVGVSPPTVSDRVDRLESLGVIERFTLDIDRSKLHDGVAVLVDVELRPGNVADVKRRLAEADPIEHVFATADAGVVVKATIRPDEVGALLADVVDTDRVRGYDVRLLADSEWSPEVDAAEFAPDCDECGTTVTTEGESVRIDDRVHHFCSSSCRHNFEERYRSMTESA
- a CDS encoding uracil-DNA glycosylase family protein, producing MQNVTDRTRNPFGMSPPCEAACSAEYDVVHGYGDANADFHVVGDHPGVHGGRSTGVPFTGTEGAGPLQSVLHDAGFLDAPYADEPTAENLFLSYLHTCCPPEGETPDAESYARLEPFFDAEFRAINAHVILPVGERATAHVLAEFTAKADRVGTEMPAIHASEVRGRGYLVVPVRDPGEWDDTDADRLLARLEAILGSDYRQESDLGRFLPGDEPYRVR
- a CDS encoding heavy-metal-associated domain-containing protein, coding for MATELTVDGMTCQGCESVVETALEMADGVDDAEADRYESVAEVEGDADVETLAEKVEMAGYEPST